Below is a genomic region from Ferribacterium limneticum.
CAAACGCACCTTGGGCAGCGAGTAGCGTCGTTGCGGATAAACGGCCCAGACAGCGGTGTTGGGCGGCTGGTTGGCATCGAGCAGGGAAACCAGTTCGCCCCGGCGCAAGGGTTCGAGGACATAATAGTCCGGCAACTGGCACAGGCCGAAACCGCGCAGGGCGGCGTCGAGCACCGCCTGGCCGCTGTTGCAGCGCCAGTTGCCGCTGGCACGGAACTGGTAATCGCGCCCCGCATGCTGAAAGCTCCAGATGTCGCTGGTGCCGATCAGGCAGTTGTGCTGGCCGAGTTCGGACAGAGTATGCGGCCGACCGTATTTTTCCAGGTAGGCCGGCGCGGCGCATAGATACATGGCGCGCGGCGCCAGCCGGGTGGCGACCAGGCTCGATTCGCTGAGCCGGCCGAGGCGGATGGCCAGATCGAAACCTTCATGGACCATGTCGAGGGTGCGGTTGGTCAGATCGATTTCGACCTTTAGCGCCGGGTAGCCGGCCATGAATTCATTGACCAGCGGCACGATGAAACGCTCGCCATAGGCCACGGCAGCCGTCATGCGCAGCAGGCCGGTCGGCGCGCTGTGCAGGTCGCCAATGGTCAGGAAGGCTTCGTCGCGCTCTTCGATCAGGCGCTGGCAACGGGCGAGGAAAGTCTTGCCGGCTTCAGTCAGCGAAACGCGACGCGTCGTCCGGTAGAGCAATCGGGCTTGCAGGCGTTCTTCGAGCAGCGCCACCTGCCGGCTGACGTGCGACGACGACAGGCGCAGGCGTTCGGCAGCGCGCGAGAAGTTGCCGCACTCGGCGACGGCGACGAATTCATCCAGTCCTTCCCAGCGACTCATTTTCGGCCCCTCCCCGGCGCAAACCATTATCCCTATTCAGCAACAATCATTTCTTAAACGGCAATTTATCCGCAACCGAGCGCTAATTATACTCAGCACTATTGTCACCGTTTTGAGAGTTCCGCCATGTCGATCAAGTCCCGCGCCGCTGTTGCCTTTGCTGCTGGTCAGCCCCTGCAAATAGTCGAAGTCGACGTCGAAGCGCCCAAGGCCGGTGAAGTCCTGGTCCGCATCATCGCTTCCGGCGTCTGTCACACGGATGCTTTCACGCTGTCCGGCGACGATCCGGAAGGCATCTTCCCGTCCATCCTCGGCCATGAAGGCGGCGGCATTGTCGAAGCCATCGGCGAAGGCGTCACCTCGCTGGTCGTCGGCGACCACGTCATTCCGCTGTACACCGCCGAATGCGGCAAGTGCAAGTTCTGCCTGTCGGGCAAGACCAACCTCTGCCAAGCCGTGCGCGCCACGCAGGGCAAGGGCCTGATGCCGGACGGCACGACGCGCTTCTCCTACAACGGCCAGCCGATCTACCACTACATGGGCTGCTCGACCTTCTCCGAATACACCGTGCTGCCGGAAATCTCGCTGGCCAAGATTCCGAAGAGCGCGCCGCTCGAAAAGGTCTGTTTGCTCGGCTGCGGCGTTACCACCGGCATCGGCGCCGTGCTCAATACCGCCAAGGTGGAGGAAGGCGCCACCGTCGCCGTCTTCGGCCTGGGCGGCATCGGATTGGCCGCCGTGATCGGCGCCAAAATGGCCAAGGCCTCGCGCATCATCGCCATCGACATCAACCCGGCCAAGTTCGAAATCGCCCGCAAACTGGGCGCCACCGACTGCGTCAATCCGAAGTATTACGACAAGCCGATTCAGGACATCATCGTCGAAATGACCGATGGCGGCGTCGATTACTCCTTCGAGTGCGTCGGCAACGTGAACCTCATGCGCGCCGCGCTCGAGTGCTGCCACAAGGGCTGGGGCGAATCGACCATCATCGGCGTGGCCGGGGCCGGCCAGGAAATCAGCACCCGCCCCTTCCAGCTGGTCACCGGCCGCGTCTGGCGCGGCTCGGCCTTTGGCGGCGTCAAGGGCCGTACGGAACTGCCGGGTTATGTCGAAAAGGCGCGCACCGGAGAAATCCCGCTCGACACCTTCATCACCCACACCATGCCGCTCGAAGAAATCAACAAGGCCTTCGACCTAATGCACGAAGGCAAGAGCATCCGCACCGTCATTCACTTCTAAGGTACCGGCCATGCCCCTCGAAAACCTCTCCTGCCAGAAAAGCGCCGGCGGCTGGATCAAGCGCTACCGGCACCGCTCGGCCACGCTCGGCTGCGACATGGTGTTCTCGATTTATCTGCCACCCCAGATCGAAAGCGGCGAAAAACTGCCGGTGCTCTACTGGCTGTCCGGCCTCAGCTGCACCGACGAGAATTTCATGCAGAAAGCCGGCGCCCACCGGCTCGCCGCCGAACTCGGCATGGTCATCGTCGCCCCCGACACCAGCCCGCGCGGCGACGACGTGCCGGGCGATCCGGACGGCGCCTGGGATTTCGGCCACGGCGCCGGTTTCTACCTCAACGCAACGCAAGCCCCGTGGGCGCAGCATTACCGGATGCACGACTACGTCGTACACGAACTGCCGGCGCTGATCGAGGCCAGCTTTCCGGTTTCCGACAAGCGCGGTATCAGCGGCCATTCGATGGGCGGCCACGGTGCACTGGTCTGCGCCTTGCGCAATCCGGGTCGCTACCAGTCGCTTTCCGCCTTCGCGCCGATCTGCAATCCGATGATCGTGCCCTGGGGCGAAAAGGCTTTTTCACGCTACCTCGGCGAAGACCGCTCGCAATGGCGCGAATGGGATGCCAGCCATCTGCTGGCCAATGCTGAGGAAAGGCTACCGATACTGATCGACCAGGGCGACCGCGACCAGTTCCTGACCGTCCAGCTCAAGCCGGGGGCGCTGCAGATCGCCGCCCTGGCCGCCGGACATCAGCTCGACTTGCGCATGCAGCACGGCTACGACCACAGCTACTACTTCATCGCCAGTTTCATCGAAGACCACTTGCGCCATCATGCCTGCGAACTCGGGGCAAGCGGCCTGCTTGCCGATTGATTGACCGCGTCGCCAGCGGGTGGCGGCGCGCCTCTCTCGGCACAATATTGCGCCGCGCACACAACGACACGCACTGTTGCAATCTGTTACTTGAGGTCGGGAAGCAACTCCCCTATCTTTAGCACATGCGCTGACCAGACATCAGCCCTGACGGCCCCACCCACCTCCCCCTCCCCGGGCCGTCCAGAAAGCCTCGTACTCCCCCCGGTACGAGGCTTTCGCCTTTTCAGGACCGGCGTTTCGGCTATGCTTGCAGCCACCATGCCGAGAAGACGAAAAAAGAAGATTGTTCGCCTCATTCACCCGTCGGTGAACCCGTTGCCCTTGCGACTCGCCCCGCTCTACGCCGGGCACCTGCAGATCTTCAGCGATGCCAGCCAGAAACGACATGGCGGACTGGCGGCCATTCTCTTCGCCACGCCAGACAGCGAAGCGCTGGTCAGAACCCGGACAGTGGCCATCATCGGCAGCAACGAACTCGAATTGCAGGCTACCCTGTTTGCGCTGGAACAGGCGCGAGACTTGTTCCCCAGCCAGCCACTGGCATTGTTTTCGGATAATCAGGATGCGGTGATCCGTCTGAACCGCGGAATAACGCAGGGCCTGAAGCAGGACCCCGTGTTGCGAGAAATGATCGGCGCCCTCGACCTTGTTGAAACACTGGCCAATGCGTCCATTTGCTGGATCAAGGGGCACGGCAGTTGCCGGGGCAACATCCTCGCCGACCAGCATGCGGCGGAGGCTGCGAGCTAGCCTTCAAAACGCCATTCTCACGGTCAACCGGGCTTGCTACGGTCTACCGAAAAAAATGGCCAAAATTGAAATCGCTCAGAACAAGGCTCTGTGCCAGCGCATTTCGCCAGAGGCCAGCAGATAATCGGCCAGGCAACTCAGCGGCCCGCCAATTTCGGTAGGCTGGTAAGCCATCAGGCTGATACGCTCGATGCGGCAGTGTGTTCGATCCTCCCCGGAAAAACTGGCCAGGCAGGCCCCGATCTCTGCCGCCGGCCAGGCACCGCCATACAGCCCGACCGTCACATGCGGCACGTAATCGCCAAATAAGCGGGAATGGCCATCAACGGCCAGGCACTCGCGCACAGCCGCGATATGACCACCCCGATCGACAGCACCCAGAAATGGCGCCGACGAAAAGCTCGACAAGCCGCCCACTTCGATCTCGAAGGCCGACACGCCAGCCGCCCGCAACGCCGAACACTGGCGCTCCAACATGGCTGGCGAAAACTCGTCGGCGCTCGTCGGCGCCGCACTGGGAAAACCGCACAGATCGAGCGTGACATGGGGCGGACGACCATAGCCGTCGAGCAGGTATCCGCCCAGAAGCACTGCAGCCCGCGCCACCAGAGCCCTGACCGCCAGCACATCGACATCAAGAGCCCAGAAAACATAGGGCGAGCGCCCGAGATGCCACTCGGGGAAGTCCCGCCGAACATTGCACACCGTATGCGAGCCCTCAATCAGATTCGCCGACACATCCATTGAAAGCCTGGCCATCGCTCGTTTTGTTTGTTGAAACAACGATTATCGGGGCAAAGAAACGAGAAAGGCCGGGTTTCCCCGGCCTTGTTTTTATACACGATATCTATATTGAGACACTGAACAGCGTGGCATCACTCTGACAACATTTCTGATATATCCGCTATGTCAGCGATAGCGAGCCATTTTCATTATTTCAATAAATTACTTTTCTGCGCAAACCTGCTAGGCCAGCCAAAGCCAACCCAAGCAGAGCCAAAGAGCCTGGTTCCGGAACACTAGTGGAGCCTTGGCATTCAGGAGCGGTTGGATTTGCGACACAAAAATCAAGAGTTTCTTGCAGCTTGGCAGTTGCGAAAGCCTGAACAAACGCAGCGACTACCGTTTGATCGGTTGTATTCAAACCATTCAAATCGAAAGATTGCCCACCATGGTCTGCAGCAAGATCATCATAGGAAGCAATAGCACCAGCACGAGTGATGGCATTGAAAAGCGCATTGTTAGCAGTAAGCTGAGCATCAACCAACGCTTCAGTCCAGGCTGTACCACCGCCACGAGCAGTCGTATCACCATTCGAAGCCTCGTCAGTAAAAATCATCAGATTTTTAACTGCATTGGTGCGATAGTTTAGATTAGTGCCACCAAAGGCATTCAACGAAAATGCGGTTGCGGTATAACCAGGCTCGGTACCGCCATTGACCACTAGACCTAAGGCAGCATTGGCAAAATTCGTGGCATTAGTAAAATCAGTGAGAACTCGTGGAACGACCAAATTGTTGCCATAGCCGACCAGTGCAAAACGCACATCAAGTCCGCCACCCGCAAGAATGCTGGCAAATGTCCCAATGTTGGTGCGCAAATTGGCTTGAACATTCCCCATTGATCCAGACTCATCAACCATGAACACGATATCCGATTGAATAAGTGCGTGGCTTGCGGATGAAGCGCCCAATGCGGCTGTGAACACCAAGCTTGCTACAAAGCGATTCAATTTCATGGCACCCCCCTATTTATTAGAACCCAACATGAACTGTGCGGAAACAGGAGCAAAATTTGAGCCAACAACAATTAATGCCTATTTTCAATAAATTAGGCATTGCCGCTAATATTCACCAATGTCACATGTAAGAAAAATCGACACATTGATTCTGTAAACGGATCTTGATATTTACTTTGCCAAAAACGACGCATAAGGGTGTTACCACGCAGATGACCCACGTTAGTGGTTAATAATGGCGGTGTGAGCAAGTTTGCCGTGCTCGTCAAAAAATACATGGTGCACGTCATCGTTCCAACTCGAAGTACATAGCCATAGGGGTACTCTAGTACGCGGCCTGCCGGCCCGGAACCCTCAGAGCCCAGCAATTGGCGAACACGTTCTCGGGCGTCCCTTGCTTGAGTACCGAACTCTTCAAATCGCGGACCATAGGCCACCAGCTAAAACTTTAGTCAATCGGGCGCCCCACAAGAGTGACGTACGCCTAGGGGGCGAATCGGCCACCTTGGCCGTGAGTGGTAGCTTCGTAGCGATGAAGTGGGCAAGACAGTAGGCTAATCCGCTTACAAAAAGGGCAATGGAGAGCAGGCCCGGCAGCAGGTAGGCCCAAGAGCTAGTCAGCCCCGCACACAGCAAGGCATGTCCAAAGAAGCACGCAGCACAAGTTATCAATGCGCTCTAGTCAGGATAGAGGAGGGGCTCATGTTGTATTCTTGGGCGGTATATGCCGGTATAGCGAGCCCTATCCAACAAGGCCAACTATCTGCTTTTAAAAGAAAATTATCAGCCGCGTAGTAACATCAACGTATAAACGAAAAGGCCGGGGAAACCCGGCCTTTTTATTTTTGGCTCATTTTTACGGTAGACCGTGGAAACCGCTATCAGAACGGATATCAGCCCTTCTTGTGGCTCGCCAGCTGCGTCCAGGTGTCCACCACGGTGTCCGGGTTCAGCGAGATGCTGCTGATGCCCTGATCCATCAGCCATTCGGCCAGATCGGGGTGGTCGGACGGGCCCTGACCACAGATGCCGATGTATTTGCCCATCTTGTTGGCGGCAGAGATTGCCATGGAGAGCAGCATCTTGACGGCCGGGTCGCGTTCGTCGAAGAGGTTGGCGACGAGGCCGGAATCGCGGTCGAGGCCGAGGGTGAGCTGGGTCAGGTCGTTGGAGCCGATCGAGAAGCCGTCGAAGATTTTGAGGAAATCTTCAGCCAACAGGGCGTTGGACGGGATTTCGCACATCATGATCAGCTTGAGATCGTTTTCGCCCTGCTTCAGGCCATGTTCGGCCAACAGATCGACGACGCCCTGGCCTTCGCCGACGGTGCGGACGAACGGGACCATCAGTTGCACGTTGGTCAGGCCCATTTCTTCACGGACCTTCTTCATGGCGCGGCATTCCATTTCGAAGCAGTCGCGGAAGGACTGGGCGATGTAACGCGAGGCGCCGCGGAAGCCGAGCATCGGGTTTTCTTCCTCCGGCTCGTAGAGTTCGCCGCCAAGCAGCTTGCGGTACTCGTTGGATTTGAAGTCGGAGAGGCGGACGATGACCGGGTTCGGCCAGAAGGCGGCAGCAATCGTGGACACGCCTTCAACCAGCTTCTCGACGAAGAATTCCTTCGGCGAAGCATAGCCACGGGCGCGGCGCTTGATTTCGTCACGCTTCGAAGCCGGCAAACGCTCGACGTCAAGAATGGCCTTCGGGTGGATACCGATGACGTTGTTGATGATGAACTCGACGCGGGCCAGACCAACGCCGGCATTCGGCAGTTGGGCGAACTCGAAGGCCAGTTCCGGATTGCCGACGTTCATCATGACCTTGACCGGGACGTCCGGCATGGCGGTGATATCGCGCGAGGTGACTTCGAAATCGAGGCTGCCGCGGTAAACGTGGCCGGTATCGCCTTCGGTACAGGAGGCTGTGACGATTTCGCCTTCGGTCAGCGTTTCGGTCGCGTCGCCGCAACCGACAATGGCCGGGATGCCCAGTTCGCGGGCGATGATCGCGGCGTGGCAAGTGCGGCCGCCACGGTTGGTGACGATGGCCGAAGCGCGCTTCATGACCGGTTCCCAGTTCGGGTCGGTCATGTCGGCGACGAGCACGTCACCCGGCCGAACCTTGTCCATCTCCTTGGGATCATGAACGATGCGGACCGGGCCGACACCGATCTTCTGGCCAATGGCGCGGCCGGAGGCGAGCACCTTGGAGAAGGACTTGAGCTTGAATTTTTCGACCTTGCCGGCACCAGCCTGCGACTGAACGGTTTCCGGACGGGCCTGGAGGATGTAGAGCTTGCCGTCGATGCCGTCCTTGCCCCATTCGATGTCCATCGGACGACCGTAGTGGGCTTCGATGATCATGGCGTAGCGGGCCAGCTCCATGACTTCTTCGTCATTAAGCGAGAACTGGTGACGCAGGGATTCTTCGACTTCCTCGGTAACGACCGACTTGCCGGCGACCTTTTCAGCCGAAAAAGTCATCTTGATCATCTTCGAACCAAGGTTGCGACGCACAACGGCCTTCTTGCCGGCGGCCAGCATAGGCTTGTGCACGTAGAACTCGTCCGGATTGACAGCGCCCTGAACGACGGTTTCGCCGAGGCCGTAGGAAGACGTAACGAAGACGGCATCACGGAAGCCGGATTCGGTGTCGAGTGTGAACATCACGCCGGCGGCGCCCTTGTCGGAACGAACCATGCGCTGGATACCGGCCGACAGGGCGACGTCAGCATGAACGAAGCCCTTGTGCACGCGGTAGGAAATGGCGCGGTCGTTGTACAGGGAAGCGAACACTTCCTTGATGGCGTGCAGGATGTTTTCCAGGCCGACGATGTTGAGGAAGGTTTCCTGCTGACCGGCGAAGGAGGCATCCGGCAAGTCTTCGGCAGTGGCGGAAGAGCGCACGGCGAAGGACATGTCGGTGGTCGAATCGGCGACCAGGCGCTGGTACTGCTCGGTGATGGCGATGGTCAGGTCCATCGGGAACGGGGTGTCCATGATCCACTGGCGAATCTCGGCGCCGGTCTTGACCAGGGTATTGACGTCATCGACATCAAGCACGTCGAGCACGGCATTGATCTTGGCATCGAGGCCGGACTGGGCCAGGAAATCGCGGTAAGCCTGCGCCGTCGTGGCAAAGCCGCCCGGCACGCGAACGCCGGTATCGGCCAGCTGGCTGATCATTTCGCCGAGCGAGGAGTTCTTGCCGCCGACTTTGTCGACGTCGTTCATTCGGAGTTTTTCGAAAGGTAGGACGAGCGGTTCCATGGGGGTTCCTTACAGGAAAGTTGAATTGAAAATCAGGAAGTGGAGTCGGAAAAATCAGGGCTGAGACGACGGGCGGCAGTTTCGCGGCGGGCGACACTGCGCAGGGTTTGGGCCAGCGTTTCGCGGACGAAATCGATGTGCGTTTCGGCGGCAGCACGGGCCGCTTGCGGCTTGCGGCCGACGATTGCTTCGTAGATGGCGGCGTGCTGGCTCTTGAGCAAGTTGCCGGCCGCCGGCACGGTTTTCAGTTCGCCAAGATTGAGGCGGATGTTGTCGTGCATCAGGCGCAGCAGGGCCGACGACAGATGGCCGAGCAGCGCATTGTGGGCAGCCTCGCCGACAGCCTGGTGAAAGGCGATGTCGGCTTCGGAGCGCTGATCCATATTTTCGTTGGTAAAGGTGGCATTCAGCGCGGCGAAGCGCTGGCCGAGTCGCGTCAGATCGGCTTCGGTGGCACGCTCGGCGGCCCACTCTGCGGCCTGGCCTTCAAGCATGCGGCGGAATTCGAGCATGTCTTCGCGCAGATTGGGATGGCTGCCCATCATGTCCTGCCACGGGTCGAAGAAAGTCGCCTCGAGCGCATTGGTGACGTAAGTGCCACCGCCCTGCTTGCTCTGCACCATGCCCTTGGATGCCAGTTTCTGAATCGCTTCACGCAGCGACGGACGCGAGACGCCAAACTCGGTCGACAGTTCGCGCTCCGGCGGCAGGCGGTCGCCGGATTTCAGCGAGCCTTCCAGGATGCGGCGCTCCAGCGAAGCAGCGACGGCATCGGAAATACGCGGGACCTGCACTTTATTGATGGGCATCGGGCTCGGCATGATTGGTAAGACCAGCGCATTTTAATCAGCGTTTCGGTAAAGCGCAAGTGTAGGATATTCCCTTAGTTATTTGACTAAGTCACGGTATTCACGTAAATTTTCACCTACACGAATATTGGTCTTACCATTTTACCGTTAAATAATTCGCAACGGAGACAAGATGAAACAACCGGAATCCGCAGTAGCACGGCCTGGCGACGTTTATTTTTTTGCCACCTGTGTCGTCGACCAGTTCTTTCCCGGCGCCGGGATGGATGCCATCACCCTGCTTGAGCGCGAAGGTATCCGTGTGCATTTCCCGGAGGAACAAACCTGCTGCGGTCAACCGGCTTATACGAGCGGTTTTCCCGATGAAGCGCGCAAGGTCGCGGCGCATCAATTGACGCTCTTTCCGAACGACTGGCCGGTCGTCGTACCGTCCGGCTCCTGCGCCGGCATGATGAAACATCACTATCCGACGCTGTTCGCTGCCGACCCGGTGCGCAAGGCCCAGGCTGAAGCCCTCTCGGCGCGCATCTATGAGCTGACCGACTTTCTGGTCAACGTCCTGAATTTCCAGCCGGAAGACAAGGGCAGCGACTGTACCGTCGTGCTGCATACCTCGTGCTCGGCCCGTCGAGAAATGGGCGTGCATTTAACCGGGCGCCAACTGCTTGGCGGACTGAAAGGCGTGAAAGTCGCGCAGCAGGACCACGAATCCGAATGCTGCGGCTTTGGCGGCACCTTCTCGGTCAAGCAACCGGAAATTTCCGGGGCGATGGTCGAGGACAAGGTCAAGGCGCTCAAGGCGACCGGCGCCGAGCGCGTCGTCAGCGCCGATTGCGGCTGCCTCATGAACATCCTCGGCCACGCGGCCTGGAAGGACAAACAGGCAGGCCTCGCGAAACCCAGCCTGCCCGGCGAACACATCGCCAGCTTCCTGCTGCGGAGGACTTCGAAATGAACGCCCGTGATCGGATTCTTTCGAAATTGAAGGCAAAAATGCCGTCGACCACACCGGCCTTGCCTGATGTCGCCGGCTGGTTTGCGACGCATCGCGTCGTTGAATCGGCAGCCGACAAGGCCAAGCGCTTCCGCGCCTGTATCGAACTGGCACACGCCGAAGTGCATGCGGTGACATCCGCCAACTGGCTGGCCAAACTGCTTGAAGTCCTGCGCGCCAAGCAGATCAACAAACTGCTCGTCGCCGAAGAAACGGCGCATGGCGACGCCGTGCTCAACGACTTCCCGCGCCACGGCATCGACTGCCAGACCTACGACTTGCCCATCGAAGCCTGGAAGTCGGAAATGTTCCAGCAGACGCCGGCCAGCCTGACCGTTGCCCGCGCCGCGATTGCCGAAACCGGGACGCTGATTCTGTGGCCCGATGCCGACGAGCCACGCCTGATGTCGCTGGTCCCGCCGGTGCATGTCGTGCTGCTCGACGCCGGCAAGATTTACAACACCTTTTTCGAAGCGATGCAGGCGGAAGGTTGGGCCAATGGCCTGCCGACCAATGCACTGCTCATCTCCGGCCCCTCGAAGACGGCCGACATCCAGCAGACGCTGGCCTATGGTGCGCATGGCCCTAAAGAACTGGTTGTACTGATGCTGACGGAGGACGAACAATGAGCGAGCACATCCTGGAGTTCAAGCCCTCCGAAGGCTTCCGCGCCCGCTCCAAGGCCGTCGTCGACAACCCCTTCCTGCGCCAGAGTTTCCGCGGCGCCATGGATTTCCTGATGAGCAAGCGGGCGGCGCAGTTTCCCGATTCGGAAGAGCTCGAAAGCCTGCGCACGCTGGGCGAAAGCATCCGCCAATACAATCTCGCGAAGCTGCCGACGCTGCTCGAACAGCTCGAAGCCAACCTGATGCGCAACGGCATTCAGGTCCATTGGGCCGAGACGCCGGACGAAGCCAACGCCATCATCCTCGGCATCTGCCAGCAGCACCGCGCCAAGCTGATGGTCAAGGGCAAGTCGATGGTCAGCGAGGAAATCGAACTCAACCACGCGGCCGAAGCCGCCGGGATCGGCGCGCTGGAATCGGACATGGGCGAGTACATCGTCCAGTTGGCGGGAGAGAAGCCGTCGCACATCATCATGCCGGCCATCCACAAGACAAAGGAGGAAATCGCCCGACTCTTCGCCGACAAGGTCGAAGGCGTCGATTACACCGACAATGTCGATGCGCTGATCCAGATCGGCCGCAATGTGCTGCGGCAGAAATTTCTGGAGGCCGACATCGGCCTCTCCGGTGTCAATTTCGCTGTCGCCGAAACCGGCACGCTGTGTCTGGTCGAAAACGAAGGCAATGGCCGGATGTGCACCACGGCGCCGCCGGTGCATATCGCCATCACCGGCATCGAGAAGATCGTCGAAAAACTGGAGCACATTCCGCCGTTACTCTCCTTGCTGACGCGCTCGGCGACCGGCCAGAATATTTCGACCTACTTCAACATGATCTCCAGCCCACGCAAGCCGGGCGAGAAGGACGGCCCGAGCGAAGTGCATCTCGTGCTGCTCGATAACGGCCGTTCACAAGCCTATGCCGATGAGCAATTGCGCAAGACGCTGCAATGTATTCGCTGTGGGGCGTGCATGAACCACTGCCCGGTTTATACGCGGATTGGCGGGCATGCCTACGGGACGACCTATCCCGGGCCGATTGGCAAGATCATTTCGCCGCATATGCTAGGGCTGGAAGCGACTTCCACGATGGCCACGGCCTCCTCGCTGTGCGGGGCTTGTGGCGAGGTTTGTCCGGTGAAGATTCCGATTCCGGAGTTGCTGATGCGGTTGCGGGAGGAGGCTTTTACGGCGCCGCATGCGAATCCTGCGATGGTTGGGCAAGGGGCGGGGTATAGCTGGTTGATGACTTCCGTCTGGAAGGGGTGGGCGGCGGTTTATCGCTCTCCTTCCCTGTACGGTGTC
It encodes:
- a CDS encoding LysR family transcriptional regulator, giving the protein MSRWEGLDEFVAVAECGNFSRAAERLRLSSSHVSRQVALLEERLQARLLYRTTRRVSLTEAGKTFLARCQRLIEERDEAFLTIGDLHSAPTGLLRMTAAVAYGERFIVPLVNEFMAGYPALKVEIDLTNRTLDMVHEGFDLAIRLGRLSESSLVATRLAPRAMYLCAAPAYLEKYGRPHTLSELGQHNCLIGTSDIWSFQHAGRDYQFRASGNWRCNSGQAVLDAALRGFGLCQLPDYYVLEPLRRGELVSLLDANQPPNTAVWAVYPQRRYSLPKVRLLVDVLKAGLALCPEYRVQVGDQTV
- a CDS encoding 2'-5' RNA ligase family protein, yielding MARLSMDVSANLIEGSHTVCNVRRDFPEWHLGRSPYVFWALDVDVLAVRALVARAAVLLGGYLLDGYGRPPHVTLDLCGFPSAAPTSADEFSPAMLERQCSALRAAGVSAFEIEVGGLSSFSSAPFLGAVDRGGHIAAVRECLAVDGHSRLFGDYVPHVTVGLYGGAWPAAEIGACLASFSGEDRTHCRIERISLMAYQPTEIGGPLSCLADYLLASGEMRWHRALF
- the ppsA gene encoding phosphoenolpyruvate synthase, with protein sequence MEPLVLPFEKLRMNDVDKVGGKNSSLGEMISQLADTGVRVPGGFATTAQAYRDFLAQSGLDAKINAVLDVLDVDDVNTLVKTGAEIRQWIMDTPFPMDLTIAITEQYQRLVADSTTDMSFAVRSSATAEDLPDASFAGQQETFLNIVGLENILHAIKEVFASLYNDRAISYRVHKGFVHADVALSAGIQRMVRSDKGAAGVMFTLDTESGFRDAVFVTSSYGLGETVVQGAVNPDEFYVHKPMLAAGKKAVVRRNLGSKMIKMTFSAEKVAGKSVVTEEVEESLRHQFSLNDEEVMELARYAMIIEAHYGRPMDIEWGKDGIDGKLYILQARPETVQSQAGAGKVEKFKLKSFSKVLASGRAIGQKIGVGPVRIVHDPKEMDKVRPGDVLVADMTDPNWEPVMKRASAIVTNRGGRTCHAAIIARELGIPAIVGCGDATETLTEGEIVTASCTEGDTGHVYRGSLDFEVTSRDITAMPDVPVKVMMNVGNPELAFEFAQLPNAGVGLARVEFIINNVIGIHPKAILDVERLPASKRDEIKRRARGYASPKEFFVEKLVEGVSTIAAAFWPNPVIVRLSDFKSNEYRKLLGGELYEPEEENPMLGFRGASRYIAQSFRDCFEMECRAMKKVREEMGLTNVQLMVPFVRTVGEGQGVVDLLAEHGLKQGENDLKLIMMCEIPSNALLAEDFLKIFDGFSIGSNDLTQLTLGLDRDSGLVANLFDERDPAVKMLLSMAISAANKMGKYIGICGQGPSDHPDLAEWLMDQGISSISLNPDTVVDTWTQLASHKKG
- the fghA gene encoding S-formylglutathione hydrolase encodes the protein MPLENLSCQKSAGGWIKRYRHRSATLGCDMVFSIYLPPQIESGEKLPVLYWLSGLSCTDENFMQKAGAHRLAAELGMVIVAPDTSPRGDDVPGDPDGAWDFGHGAGFYLNATQAPWAQHYRMHDYVVHELPALIEASFPVSDKRGISGHSMGGHGALVCALRNPGRYQSLSAFAPICNPMIVPWGEKAFSRYLGEDRSQWREWDASHLLANAEERLPILIDQGDRDQFLTVQLKPGALQIAALAAGHQLDLRMQHGYDHSYYFIASFIEDHLRHHACELGASGLLAD
- a CDS encoding vWA domain-containing protein, which translates into the protein MKLNRFVASLVFTAALGASSASHALIQSDIVFMVDESGSMGNVQANLRTNIGTFASILAGGGLDVRFALVGYGNNLVVPRVLTDFTNATNFANAALGLVVNGGTEPGYTATAFSLNAFGGTNLNYRTNAVKNLMIFTDEASNGDTTARGGGTAWTEALVDAQLTANNALFNAITRAGAIASYDDLAADHGGQSFDLNGLNTTDQTVVAAFVQAFATAKLQETLDFCVANPTAPECQGSTSVPEPGSLALLGLALAGLAGLRRKVIY
- a CDS encoding ribonuclease HI, yielding MPRRRKKKIVRLIHPSVNPLPLRLAPLYAGHLQIFSDASQKRHGGLAAILFATPDSEALVRTRTVAIIGSNELELQATLFALEQARDLFPSQPLALFSDNQDAVIRLNRGITQGLKQDPVLREMIGALDLVETLANASICWIKGHGSCRGNILADQHAAEAAS
- a CDS encoding S-(hydroxymethyl)glutathione dehydrogenase/class III alcohol dehydrogenase — protein: MSIKSRAAVAFAAGQPLQIVEVDVEAPKAGEVLVRIIASGVCHTDAFTLSGDDPEGIFPSILGHEGGGIVEAIGEGVTSLVVGDHVIPLYTAECGKCKFCLSGKTNLCQAVRATQGKGLMPDGTTRFSYNGQPIYHYMGCSTFSEYTVLPEISLAKIPKSAPLEKVCLLGCGVTTGIGAVLNTAKVEEGATVAVFGLGGIGLAAVIGAKMAKASRIIAIDINPAKFEIARKLGATDCVNPKYYDKPIQDIIVEMTDGGVDYSFECVGNVNLMRAALECCHKGWGESTIIGVAGAGQEISTRPFQLVTGRVWRGSAFGGVKGRTELPGYVEKARTGEIPLDTFITHTMPLEEINKAFDLMHEGKSIRTVIHF
- a CDS encoding GntR family transcriptional regulator; this encodes MPINKVQVPRISDAVAASLERRILEGSLKSGDRLPPERELSTEFGVSRPSLREAIQKLASKGMVQSKQGGGTYVTNALEATFFDPWQDMMGSHPNLREDMLEFRRMLEGQAAEWAAERATEADLTRLGQRFAALNATFTNENMDQRSEADIAFHQAVGEAAHNALLGHLSSALLRLMHDNIRLNLGELKTVPAAGNLLKSQHAAIYEAIVGRKPQAARAAAETHIDFVRETLAQTLRSVARRETAARRLSPDFSDSTS
- a CDS encoding (Fe-S)-binding protein, which codes for MKQPESAVARPGDVYFFATCVVDQFFPGAGMDAITLLEREGIRVHFPEEQTCCGQPAYTSGFPDEARKVAAHQLTLFPNDWPVVVPSGSCAGMMKHHYPTLFAADPVRKAQAEALSARIYELTDFLVNVLNFQPEDKGSDCTVVLHTSCSARREMGVHLTGRQLLGGLKGVKVAQQDHESECCGFGGTFSVKQPEISGAMVEDKVKALKATGAERVVSADCGCLMNILGHAAWKDKQAGLAKPSLPGEHIASFLLRRTSK